The nucleotide window TATCGGCTACAGCGTCTAACAGTTCCAATGATCGCCCCAACTTCATAATGTCCTGCAGGATCTCGGTGAGTAATGCATAGGATATGAGAATTAGAAAGTAGTAAAGCAAGGATACTTTTGGGAAACGTACGCGGAAAAAGAATCCGAGTAGGAAAAAAATAGTGAAGTGGATGAGTTTGTCCAGATGTGGGAACATAAAGAAATACTCCTTGTTCTCCATGCCAGGACGCAAAAGCATATAAGTAAGAAATGCCCAATAAATGGGCAATGTGATCTTACTGTATTTGTTTATGAGATTATCCAACAACTTCTTGGTATTCTTCTGCAGATAATAGTTTGGCGAAGTCTGCATCTTCAGCAACTTTCAATTTGATGATCCAGCCTTTTCCATAAGGGTCTGTATTGAGTAGTTCCGGCTGATCTTCCAACTCTGCGTTTACTTCTAAAACTGTTCCTGGGATTGGAAGGAAAAGGTCGGAAACTGTTTTCACTGCTTCTACACTTCCGAATACGTCGCCTTCATTCAAATCGTCGTCAACTGTATCAACATCTACGAAAACGATGTCTCCCAATTCGCCTTGAGCATAATCTGTAATTCCGATGGTTGCAGTGTCGCCTTCAACTTTGATCCACTCGTGGTCTTTGGTGTACTTTAATTCTGATGGTGTGTTCATTTCTTTTGATTAGGTTTTGGCAAATTTAATTATATAATTAAGATATAACAATAGAATAAATATAAATTACAAAAAAAAGAGTAAGCAAAATGCTTACCCTTTTTGATATTAGAAGTCAGATTTAGAAATTAGATTTCGACTAACTTCATATTAGTTGTTATTGTCCAGATCCTCCAAATGTCAACGTTGCGGTAATACCTGCTCGGATAGTTGACAGTGGGAATGCTGTAGAGATCTTATATTTTGTCATCATCTGATCGTAGAAGAATTTCAGGTTCAGATTTTGAGACATATTGTAGTCTGCAGATAATTTGAGACTGAAAATCTTCTGACCACCTGTAATCTGAGAGTCATCAATCAAAATATTAGTAATGGTTGTTTTACTATCTCTCATTGATAAATCGGCTCTCATATTAAGATCACTTTTCACATCTCTGGATTTGCCCTGATAATTAAGACGGATTTTCAAATCTTTCAAGATGTAACCGTAGCCGACTACGAATTCGTTTCCTAATTCCTCGGTCAATGTCGTATTAACCAACCCTAACATATAAGTTCTGTCTCTGTTGTAATTGAAGCGGAACTGCATATTGTTTCTCATTGTGACATCAAATCCAATCAATGGATAGAAGGATTCTACATAACCAACTTGTGAGAATGTGTAAGGATTGTACCTGTTTCCATTGGAGTCATACACAGTTTCTGCATTAGTCAAATCTCTGTTATAGTAATCTATACTTGACTGAACGCCCGACATTGTGAATGTAGAAACGTACGAGTGTAAGATATCAAATTTAGAGAACTTGCTATTAACAATTGGCAGATTTCTAAGTCCAGAGTAAACCAACTTCCAGTTTGGAAGCGGTGTTCCAGCTTTGGTAGGATTACCTAATTGTTTCGGTGACTTACCTTCGATTGCAGCTTTGAAGGCCGGAATCAAAACATAGGTATTACTTTTTGTGTAACCTGCTGTGAATCCTTGTCTGTCTCTGATACCTTCATACATCTGAGAAATTGCCAATGCATTTTCTTTGATCGACTGATAAAGTGCTGCTCCATCTTTGAAAGCTGTATTGAAAGTCCAAGCTGTGTTGGAGTAAGTTATCAACTCTGTTCCAAAAGCATCTCTGTATCCACGATAGCCTGTATTGATATCCACCACATTATAGCCGCCCTGAATGTAATTTCTGCTGTAGTTTTGCAATACATTGAAATCTATTCTAAGGTCATTTGCCGGCATAATTTGTAAATTGGCAGTAAGGTTTCTATTGTTGAGTTCAGAATACGCGTCATTCATCAATTCCGAATTAGAAACCCAACCGTTTTCTATCACAGTCCTTCTGATATCTGCCTGAGATCCTAATAAGAATCCAACTGTAGGCCCACCAAGTGTCTGTCCTACTCCATAGAAATTAGGTGCAGATAATAGCCCTGGCAACACAATTCCGTTGTTTTCATTATAATTAAAGTCTAACTGTTTGAAAGACGTTAAAGCATAAGCAACTGCC belongs to Chryseobacterium sp. KACC 21268 and includes:
- a CDS encoding VanZ family protein; amino-acid sequence: MPIYWAFLTYMLLRPGMENKEYFFMFPHLDKLIHFTIFFLLGFFFRVRFPKVSLLYYFLILISYALLTEILQDIMKLGRSLELLDAVADTLGLSFAYYIYDRYVKFQSRI
- the gcvH gene encoding glycine cleavage system protein GcvH — protein: MNTPSELKYTKDHEWIKVEGDTATIGITDYAQGELGDIVFVDVDTVDDDLNEGDVFGSVEAVKTVSDLFLPIPGTVLEVNAELEDQPELLNTDPYGKGWIIKLKVAEDADFAKLLSAEEYQEVVG